In Rhodamnia argentea isolate NSW1041297 chromosome 4, ASM2092103v1, whole genome shotgun sequence, the following proteins share a genomic window:
- the LOC115731261 gene encoding receptor-like protein 13, translating into MGLMNVHKEKENASYNLVGLMYTADEISVTRYCSSNCYTLRDLEKMNFNLSSSLIDASFILTVDGLASLELPSFFSSGLSGNLPEYLSNSNLSGTLPVQLINGSSHLGTLNLANNNLQGEIIFPNVFAATGLRLLRLDHNKFYGDIPVMSSIVSLMVMDLGNNFFSGKIARWICDLTSLAAVNLANNQLQGCLSQLEFLDLSENNLSSAITLCLSCGSIMHALSNSSNLVALDLSNSNFYGVSPGVGNHPSLSILLLRANQFSGTFPDQLCSLRQLSMIDLSVNNPSGHLPSCLDQMNFAEEVFGKVDTAPYCIEETVTEWSSSSYFTKNTSSEFDYYDVHVQNQWLKGIQP; encoded by the exons ATGAGATCTCTGTTACCCGGTACTGTTCTTCTA ACTGCTACACCTTGAGAGATTTGGAGAAAATGAACTTCAATCTGTCCAGTTCACTGATAGACGCGAGTTTCATTTTGACTGTTGACGGTTTGGCTTCTCTTGAACTGCCGTCATTCTTCAGCAGTGGCCTTAGTGGCAACCTACCTGAAT ATCTGTCGAACAGCAATTTATCAGGGACACTGCCAGTGCAATTGATCAATGGAAGCTCCCACTTGGGGACTCTCAATCTAGCAAATAATAACTTGCAAGGAGAGATTATTTTTCCCAATGTCTTTGCTGCTACAGGATTAAGATTGCTTCGATTGGACCACAATAAGTTTTATGGGGACATCCCTGTTATGTCATCTATTGTGAGTCTGATGGTAATGGATCTTGGCAATAACTTTTTCTCTGGCAAGATTGCAAGATGGATTTGCGACTTGACAAGCTTAGCGGCAGTTAACTTGGCCAATAATCAGTTGCAAGGTTGCTTGTCGCAACTTGAATTCTTGGACCTCTCGGAGAACAATCTTTCCAGCGCTATAACATTGTGCCTTAGCTG TGGCTCCATCATGCATGCTTTATCTAACAGCTCAAATTTGGTCGCACTGGACCTTAGCAATAGTAACTTCTATGGAGTTAGCCCTGGTGTCGGGAACCATCCTAGCTTGAGCATTCTTCTTCTCAGAGCTAACCAGTTCAGTGGCACATTTCCAGACCAATTGTGCAGCTTGAGACAGTTGAGTATGATCGATCTTTCTGTAAACAACCCTTCTGGCCATTTACCTAGTTGCTTAGATCAAATGAACTTCGCAGAAGAAGTGTTCGGTAAGGTAGATACAGCGCCTTATTGCATTGAAGAAACAGTCACTGAATGGTCATCTTCCTCATATTTCACGAAAAACACAAGCAGTGAATTTGATTATTACGATGTTCATGTGCAGAACCAATGGCTCAAAGGAATCCAACCCTAG